From the Malaclemys terrapin pileata isolate rMalTer1 chromosome 13, rMalTer1.hap1, whole genome shotgun sequence genome, one window contains:
- the LOC128847388 gene encoding gastrula zinc finger protein XlCGF8.2DB-like — MTPGEAWGNWHVSEKLLDNHPGKKVDESINDEGGDKDPRVKQTNPKEETPRDCLQCGKRLILRSQLVTPQTIHTGKKRCQCLDCGESFNNCSDLNNHGSSHTGEKPIQCLECGKCFSSKSARISHQAIHTGERSHKCLDCGKSFTRKSDLTNHQAIHTGERPHNCFDCGKTFIMRSVLLKHLAIHTGQRPHKCLECGKSFIRRSNLVNHQAIHTAERPHKCLGCGKSFRHRSNLLNHQAIHTGERPHMCLDCGKSFIRRSDLVRHQAIHTGERPHKCLDCGKSFIRRSDLVSHQAVHKGERPHKCFDCGKSFTWKSALFKHQRIHTGSKLL, encoded by the exons atgactcct gGAGAAGCCTGGGGAAATTGGCACGTGTCAGAGAAGCTGCTGGATAACCACCCAGGGAAGAAAGTGGACGAATCTATTAACGATGAGGGAGGAGACAAGGATCCCAGAGTGAAGCAGACAAATCCCAAGGAAGAGACACCCAGGGACTGCCTGCAGTGTGGGAAAAGATTAATTCTAAGATCACAACTTGTGACACCTCAGACAATCCATACTGGAAAGAAACGCTGtcaatgcttggactgtggggaaaGCTTCAATAACTGCTCAGACCTTAATAACCATGGGAGTAGCCACACTGGAGAGAAGCCCATTCAATGCCTCGAGTGCGGGAAATGTTTCAGTTCTAAGTCAGCACGAATTtcacatcaggcaatccacacaggagagagatcccataagtgcttagactgtgggaaaagtttcacacgcAAGTCAGATCTTActaatcatcaggcaatccacacaggagagagaccccataactGCTTCGACTGTGGGAAAACATTTATAATGAGGTCAGTGCTTCTTAAACATCTGGCAATCCACACAGGacagagaccccacaagtgcttggaatgtgggaaaagtttcatacggaggtcaaaccttgttaatcatcaggcaatccacacagcagagagacctcacaagtgcttgggctgtgggaaaagtttcagacaCAGGTCAAACCTTCttaatcatcaggcaatccatacaggagagagaccccatatgtgcttggactgtgggaaaagttttatacggaggtcagaccttgttagacatcaggcaatccacacaggagagagaccccataagtgcttggactgtggaaaaagtttcatacggagatCAGACCTTGTTTCACATCAGGCAGTCCAcaaaggagagagaccccataagtgctttgactgtgggaaaagtttcacatggAAATCAGCCCTgtttaaacatcagagaatccacacaggatctAAACTTCTTTGA